The Dasypus novemcinctus isolate mDasNov1 chromosome 12, mDasNov1.1.hap2, whole genome shotgun sequence genome includes a window with the following:
- the LOC101413256 gene encoding olfactory receptor 6C2-like, translating to MSYDRYVAICKPLHYTTIMSDRVCATLVLCCWLTGLIIILPPLGLGLQLDFCNSNLIDHFGCDVFSLLKIVCSDTEFIEQIVLIMAVLTLIVTLVCVILSYTYIIKTIVRLPSAQQRKKAFSTCSSHMIVVSITYGSCIFIYIKPQKEGVSINKVVSLLNTSVIPLMNPFIYTLRNKQVKQAFMEAIKKTAFLQKN from the coding sequence atgtcctatgaccgctaCGTGGCCATCTGCAAGCCCCTGCACTACACCACCATCATGAGCGACAGGGTGTGCGCCACACTTGTCCTCTGCTGTTGGCTGACTGGTTTAATCATCATTCTCCCACCTCTTGGCCTGGGACTTCAGCTAGATTTCTGTAACTCCAATCTCATTGACCATTTTGGCTGtgatgtcttttctcttttgaagaTTGTATGTTCAGACACGGAATTCATAGAACAAATTGTATTAATCATGGCTGTGCTGACCCTCATAGTCACACTTGTGTGTGTGATTTTGTCCTACACATACATCATCAAGACCATTGTAAGACTACCTTCAGCTCAACAAAGGAAAAAGGCTTTCTCCACCTGTTCTTCTCACATGATTGTAGTTTCCATCACCTATGGAAGTTGCATCTTCATCTATATCAAACCACAAAAGGAAGGGGTGTCCATTAATAAGGTGGTGTCATTGCTCAACACCTCAGTTATCCCTTTGATGAACCCTTTCATTTATACTCTGCGGAATAAGCAAGTGAAACAGGCCTTTATGGAGGCAATAAAAAAGACTGCATTCCTCCAAAAGAATTAG